One genomic region from Deltaproteobacteria bacterium encodes:
- a CDS encoding DNA polymerase I has product MTLDALPFSSVWAVDFEFTAAPGELPTPICAVARDLRSERTVRLAGADLRRPPYCLNNDCLLVAYYSSAEWTCHAVLGWPMPHRVLDLFCEFRVLTNGRARPAGDGLLGACTYFGIDAMEAHRKEAMRELAMRGGPYASDELEALMKYCQTDVDATVRLLNVMLPRVDLPRALLRGRYMVAAAAMEVAGVPVDVATLDRLRASWDDLKVAVVARIDENYGVFDGSAFSTVRFEAWLAQQGIPWPRLESGRLALDDDTFHEMGRLYPITAPIREARTALAKLRLNDLAVGHDGRNRCMLSAFRASTGRNQPSNSRFIFGPSVWLRSLIRPPPGWGIAYVDWSQQEFGIAAALSGDERMAGAYLSGDPYLAFARQAGAVPAGATKHSHPEERELFKACALGVQYGMREASLARKIGRSEAAGRELLRLHRQTYPRYWRWVEAAQALGMLHGRLWTVFGWQLHVGAGVNPRSLANFPMQSNGAEMLRLACCLATERGIRVCAPVHDAVLIEAPISKLEEVVAETQAAMAEASRVVLSGFELRSDTKVIRHPDRYADPRGARMWEAVSEMLQQRIHLGADLQRDPSASAHPSSLLSPVSVS; this is encoded by the coding sequence GTGACACTTGATGCGCTGCCATTCTCCTCGGTCTGGGCGGTGGATTTTGAGTTCACTGCGGCTCCGGGTGAATTGCCAACGCCGATCTGTGCGGTGGCTCGCGATCTGCGCAGTGAGCGAACGGTGCGCCTAGCAGGCGCCGATCTGCGCCGGCCGCCCTACTGCCTGAACAACGACTGCCTGCTCGTTGCCTACTATTCGAGCGCCGAGTGGACCTGCCATGCCGTTCTCGGCTGGCCGATGCCTCACCGAGTACTCGATCTCTTCTGCGAGTTCCGCGTACTGACCAACGGCCGTGCACGCCCCGCGGGCGACGGACTCCTCGGCGCTTGCACCTATTTCGGCATCGACGCGATGGAAGCACACCGGAAGGAGGCGATGCGAGAACTGGCCATGCGCGGCGGACCCTATGCCTCAGACGAACTCGAGGCACTCATGAAGTACTGCCAAACCGACGTCGACGCGACTGTGCGGCTCCTCAACGTGATGTTGCCGCGCGTCGACCTGCCTCGCGCGCTGCTCCGGGGGCGGTACATGGTTGCCGCGGCGGCGATGGAGGTTGCCGGGGTCCCTGTAGACGTGGCCACGCTCGACCGCCTGCGGGCCTCGTGGGACGACCTCAAGGTCGCGGTTGTCGCGCGCATCGACGAGAACTACGGCGTCTTTGATGGCAGCGCCTTCTCGACGGTGCGTTTCGAGGCCTGGCTGGCGCAACAAGGCATTCCGTGGCCCCGCCTGGAGTCCGGGCGCCTCGCGCTTGATGACGACACGTTCCACGAGATGGGGCGACTCTACCCGATTACTGCGCCCATCCGCGAGGCGCGCACGGCGCTGGCAAAGCTTCGGCTGAACGATCTCGCCGTCGGACATGACGGACGAAACCGCTGCATGCTCTCAGCCTTCAGGGCATCCACCGGAAGAAACCAACCGAGCAACTCGAGGTTCATCTTCGGACCGTCCGTGTGGTTGCGATCGCTCATTCGGCCGCCACCGGGATGGGGCATCGCCTACGTCGATTGGTCCCAGCAAGAGTTTGGGATCGCCGCTGCCTTGTCGGGCGACGAGCGGATGGCTGGCGCGTATCTGTCTGGGGACCCCTATCTCGCGTTCGCGCGGCAGGCGGGCGCCGTGCCGGCGGGCGCAACCAAGCACTCCCACCCCGAGGAACGAGAACTGTTCAAGGCCTGCGCGCTGGGTGTCCAGTATGGGATGCGCGAGGCCTCGCTGGCTCGCAAGATCGGACGAAGCGAGGCGGCGGGTCGCGAGCTGCTGCGGTTGCACCGGCAAACCTACCCGCGATACTGGCGTTGGGTCGAAGCGGCACAGGCGCTTGGCATGCTGCACGGGCGCCTGTGGACCGTGTTCGGCTGGCAGCTTCACGTCGGTGCCGGTGTGAACCCCCGCTCACTGGCAAACTTCCCGATGCAGAGCAATGGCGCCGAGATGCTGCGGCTTGCCTGCTGCCTCGCTACGGAGCGGGGAATCAGGGTCTGTGCGCCAGTGCACGACGCGGTGCTCATCGAGGCACCGATATCCAAGCTCGAGGAGGTGGTGGCCGAGACTCAGGCCGCGATGGCGGAGGCATCTCGTGTCGTGCTCTCTGGCTTCGAATTGCGCTCCGATACCAAGGTGATTCGGCACCCGGATCGCTACGCCGACCCACGCGGCGCCCGCATGTGGGAGGCGGTGTCGGAGATGTTGCAGCAGCGCATCCACCTCGGTGCGGATCTGCAACGGGACCCGAGCGCCAGCGCTCACCCGTCCAGTCTTCTATCTCCTGTGTCTGTGTCTTAG
- a CDS encoding helix-turn-helix domain-containing protein gives MILGLDADLVAALKSQPVRDALEELVRRVVREELQAAPLLDQLLDAEQAAELLGMTRDAVLKAAQRGSLPAVRQGRRVRFRRSDLVGVRR, from the coding sequence ATGATCCTCGGCCTCGACGCTGACTTGGTGGCCGCCCTCAAGTCGCAGCCGGTGCGAGATGCGCTGGAGGAGCTTGTGCGTCGGGTCGTCCGCGAGGAGCTTCAGGCCGCACCGCTGCTCGACCAGCTCCTCGACGCCGAGCAGGCCGCCGAGCTACTGGGCATGACCCGCGACGCGGTGCTGAAGGCCGCGCAGCGCGGCAGCTTGCCGGCCGTTCGCCAGGGCCGTCGAGTCCGCTTCCGTCGGAGTGATCTCGTTGGGGTGAGGCGGTGA
- a CDS encoding MFS transporter: MAAPLSPTFWTVWVGALINRCGTLVVPYLAWYLSEARELGEARAGTIVALWGLGALASGPLGGLLADRIGRRPSLTLALVGGGLAMLQLGLARAPLHLAFSAFLAGILGELYRPAMNAVVADVVPLEERARAFGLIYWVVNLGMSVANSLGGLLATRGFLPLFVLDAATTFLFGIVVWVRVPETRPSGSAATSGHGGDLAAPYRDPLLLAFVLVSFLLALVFSQWLFALPLALRRAGLPPTHYGLLMAFNGVLIVLLQPGLVRWLARRDRGWVLCVGSLLTGCGFGLTALASTAWGYAATVVLWTFGEMLTLPLGPTVVADLAPPHLRASYLGLYQLSWGAASFLAPLLGGRVIARFGANVIWAACALLGLVAALGQLAVARASRRRAA; this comes from the coding sequence GTGGCCGCGCCCCTCTCCCCCACCTTCTGGACCGTCTGGGTCGGTGCCCTGATAAACCGCTGCGGCACGCTCGTCGTCCCCTATCTGGCCTGGTATCTGTCGGAGGCGCGCGAGCTCGGTGAGGCGCGGGCGGGCACGATCGTCGCGCTCTGGGGACTCGGCGCCCTCGCCTCCGGACCGCTGGGCGGCCTGCTCGCCGATCGTATCGGCCGTCGCCCCTCGCTCACCCTGGCGCTCGTCGGGGGCGGGCTCGCAATGCTGCAGCTCGGCCTCGCTCGCGCGCCGCTGCACCTCGCCTTCTCGGCCTTTCTGGCCGGCATCCTTGGCGAGCTCTATCGGCCCGCCATGAACGCGGTCGTGGCCGACGTGGTGCCGCTCGAGGAGCGTGCGCGCGCCTTCGGCCTGATCTACTGGGTCGTGAACCTCGGCATGTCGGTCGCCAACAGCCTCGGAGGACTGCTCGCCACGCGCGGTTTTCTCCCCCTCTTTGTGCTGGACGCGGCCACCACCTTCCTTTTTGGCATCGTCGTCTGGGTCCGCGTCCCCGAGACGCGCCCGTCCGGAAGCGCCGCCACGAGCGGGCACGGCGGGGACCTCGCGGCCCCCTATCGCGACCCGCTCTTGCTGGCCTTCGTGCTGGTCTCCTTTCTCCTCGCGCTCGTCTTCAGCCAGTGGCTCTTCGCCCTCCCGCTCGCCCTCCGCCGAGCGGGGCTGCCTCCGACGCACTACGGCCTCCTCATGGCCTTCAACGGCGTACTGATCGTGCTCCTGCAACCGGGCCTCGTGCGCTGGCTGGCGCGTCGCGACCGGGGATGGGTGCTCTGCGTGGGCTCGCTCCTCACCGGCTGCGGCTTCGGCCTGACCGCCCTCGCGAGCACCGCCTGGGGTTACGCTGCCACCGTCGTCCTCTGGACCTTCGGCGAGATGCTCACGCTCCCGCTCGGCCCGACGGTCGTCGCCGACCTCGCCCCGCCGCACCTGCGCGCGAGCTACCTCGGCCTCTACCAGCTCTCCTGGGGAGCGGCTTCCTTCCTCGCTCCGCTCCTCGGCGGCCGCGTCATCGCCCGCTTCGGTGCCAACGTCATTTGGGCCGCGTGCGCGCTCCTCGGCCTCGTCGCCGCCCTCGGGCAGCTCGCCGTCGCTCGCGCTTCCCGCCGACGCGCCGCCTGA
- a CDS encoding right-handed parallel beta-helix repeat-containing protein, producing MRSSQPGRRTTAALLLVALVVAGCKESPQGGRGVDLGSALDASRDAAAAGDALRDASGSADAGGDGAGSVDARRDGKPSADARRDAGAARDGRPAPDRGTADRGMADGLSPVTGKTYYVAPGGTDTNPGTQALPFKTLQKGGSALAAGDRLVVRGGLYAETVTFSRSGSAAQPIQIVAFSGETPVVEGAKGRPTTWGCLVTVSGAYVQLSGLEVRNSDWMGLCLEGSHGLARAMNVHDNQEQGIFVSGSNSLVESCHVWQNAARNRPGSTPYAGGGWACALCAARNLVSGVTLRGNRSHDNWGEGISTFESTGTVIEDNIVYNNHSNIYVSDAVNALVQRNLVYHTGSPVVTNGSHAGIMMGDEKNTATYPGSQGITIVNNLVLGCARNVFWWQGFQHGMKNVLIAHNTLVNSSSEAGIVLNSGPHQNVRVENNLVLQEGGLPVGAFDTFTGLSFSSNLWSKAPPSGAARAGDVVGDPKLARTGPTTAGQLLPDYFKVQSSSPGINKGKVLSEVQEDFFRKARGTSPDLGAHEL from the coding sequence GTGAGGAGCTCGCAACCAGGAAGAAGGACCACGGCGGCGCTGCTGCTCGTCGCCCTCGTCGTCGCGGGGTGCAAGGAGAGCCCGCAAGGCGGCCGGGGCGTGGATCTGGGCAGCGCCCTGGACGCGAGCCGCGACGCTGCCGCGGCGGGCGACGCGCTGCGCGACGCGAGCGGGAGCGCCGACGCGGGGGGTGACGGGGCCGGCAGCGTCGACGCACGACGCGATGGGAAGCCGAGCGCCGACGCGCGGCGTGACGCAGGCGCAGCCCGCGACGGCAGGCCCGCTCCCGACCGCGGAACCGCCGACCGGGGCATGGCCGACGGTCTGTCGCCGGTGACCGGGAAAACCTACTATGTGGCGCCCGGCGGCACCGACACGAACCCCGGCACCCAGGCGCTGCCCTTCAAGACGCTTCAGAAGGGGGGCAGCGCGCTGGCGGCCGGAGACCGTCTCGTCGTCCGCGGAGGCCTCTACGCCGAGACGGTCACTTTCTCCCGCTCCGGCAGCGCGGCCCAGCCCATTCAGATCGTCGCCTTTTCCGGCGAGACGCCGGTCGTCGAGGGGGCCAAGGGCCGCCCGACGACCTGGGGCTGCCTCGTCACGGTCTCCGGCGCGTACGTGCAGCTCTCGGGCCTCGAGGTGCGCAACTCCGACTGGATGGGGCTCTGCCTCGAAGGCTCACACGGCCTCGCCCGAGCGATGAACGTGCACGACAATCAGGAGCAAGGGATCTTCGTCAGCGGCAGCAACAGCCTGGTCGAGTCCTGCCACGTCTGGCAGAACGCGGCCCGCAACAGGCCAGGCTCGACGCCCTACGCGGGTGGCGGCTGGGCCTGCGCCCTCTGCGCGGCTCGCAACCTCGTCAGCGGGGTGACGCTGCGGGGTAACCGTTCCCACGACAACTGGGGCGAAGGCATCTCCACCTTCGAGTCCACGGGCACCGTCATCGAGGACAACATCGTCTACAACAACCACTCGAACATCTACGTCTCGGACGCCGTGAACGCCCTCGTCCAGCGCAACCTCGTCTATCACACGGGGAGCCCCGTCGTAACCAACGGGTCGCACGCCGGCATCATGATGGGCGACGAGAAGAACACCGCGACCTACCCGGGCTCGCAGGGCATCACGATCGTCAACAACCTCGTCCTCGGCTGTGCGCGAAACGTCTTCTGGTGGCAAGGATTCCAGCACGGCATGAAGAACGTGCTCATCGCCCACAACACCCTCGTGAACAGCAGCTCCGAGGCCGGAATCGTGCTCAACAGCGGCCCCCACCAGAACGTGCGCGTCGAAAACAACCTCGTGCTGCAAGAGGGCGGGCTGCCCGTGGGCGCCTTCGACACCTTCACCGGTCTGAGCTTCTCGAGCAACCTCTGGTCGAAGGCTCCGCCCTCCGGCGCCGCGCGCGCGGGCGACGTCGTCGGAGATCCGAAGCTCGCCCGCACCGGCCCCACCACGGCGGGGCAGCTTCTCCCGGACTACTTCAAGGTCCAGTCGAGCTCGCCGGGCATCAACAAGGGCAAGGTCCTGAGCGAGGTCCAGGAAGACTTCTTCCGCAAGGCACGAGGCACCTCACCCGACCTCGGCGCCCACGAGCTGTAG
- a CDS encoding DUF488 family protein, with translation MVKTRRWNDPTEADDGLRLLVTRYRPRGVRKGDETWDEWTKELGPSRELHREYAKEGALDWSAFRQRYLVEMKQAVPRTLIQNLAARHQTGEVVTLLCFCADEKHCHRSLLKRLVEDADSSRRG, from the coding sequence ATGGTCAAGACGAGACGATGGAACGACCCTACCGAAGCCGACGACGGCCTTCGGTTACTCGTGACGCGCTATCGCCCGCGCGGCGTGAGAAAGGGTGACGAGACGTGGGACGAGTGGACGAAGGAGCTCGGTCCGAGCCGAGAGCTCCATCGGGAGTACGCCAAGGAGGGGGCTCTCGACTGGTCGGCGTTCCGCCAGCGGTACCTCGTCGAGATGAAGCAGGCGGTGCCGCGCACCCTCATCCAGAACCTAGCCGCGCGCCACCAGACGGGCGAGGTCGTGACGCTGCTCTGCTTCTGCGCCGACGAGAAACATTGTCACCGGAGCCTGCTCAAGCGGCTGGTCGAGGACGCTGACTCCTCGCGCAGGGGCTGA
- a CDS encoding ATP-binding protein, which produces MTSRRTVFRLTLAMALLGASAATAGRKARPQGHHASIGDALASLPASDGWQTIEVGARTLWVGPLAEAPTWVAQGDRGQPAGRAVVVSNGIHGARPYQVALVRRTKGGGFSVTSKNLPAFETLGSAQAAAMGLMEHYSFSRGKSEWKRRRYDRGTGQWSGEAPAPPGRAKTVTSFSLRGKAHTDILEPIRDLIQRAGAEAGVDEGAVYHLKLAVSEAVTNVIEHGYGERRPEERTGLERLRFQVSVAPGMMTAKIMDHSPPFDPRKQPEPTHLHADLFDRPIGGVGIHVMRKVLSSMRYASRGPWNTLTLVKRFK; this is translated from the coding sequence ATGACGTCACGACGCACCGTTTTCAGGCTGACGCTCGCGATGGCCCTCCTCGGGGCTAGCGCCGCGACCGCCGGCCGCAAGGCGCGCCCGCAGGGGCACCATGCGTCGATTGGCGACGCGCTGGCATCACTCCCCGCGTCGGACGGCTGGCAGACGATCGAGGTTGGCGCGAGGACCCTCTGGGTGGGTCCGCTCGCTGAGGCTCCGACCTGGGTCGCGCAGGGCGATCGCGGGCAGCCTGCCGGACGAGCCGTTGTGGTCTCGAACGGGATTCACGGCGCTCGGCCGTACCAGGTGGCGCTCGTGAGGCGCACCAAGGGGGGCGGCTTCTCCGTCACGTCGAAGAACCTCCCCGCCTTCGAGACGCTGGGCTCGGCGCAGGCAGCGGCGATGGGGCTGATGGAGCACTACTCCTTTTCGCGCGGCAAGTCGGAGTGGAAGCGGCGACGCTACGACCGCGGGACCGGACAATGGAGCGGGGAGGCGCCCGCACCTCCGGGCCGAGCGAAGACCGTGACGTCCTTCAGCCTGCGAGGAAAGGCCCACACCGACATCCTCGAGCCCATCCGCGACCTCATCCAACGCGCCGGGGCAGAGGCCGGCGTCGACGAAGGGGCGGTCTACCACCTCAAGCTGGCCGTCTCCGAGGCGGTCACGAACGTGATTGAGCACGGCTACGGCGAGAGAAGGCCCGAGGAGCGCACGGGCCTCGAACGGCTGCGGTTCCAGGTTTCGGTCGCGCCCGGGATGATGACCGCCAAGATCATGGACCACTCGCCCCCCTTCGATCCGCGCAAGCAGCCCGAGCCCACGCACCTCCACGCAGACCTGTTCGACCGGCCGATCGGCGGGGTGGGCATCCACGTCATGCGGAAGGTCCTCTCGAGCATGCGCTACGCGTCGAGGGGGCCGTGGAACACCCTCACCTTGGTCAAACGCTTCAAGTAG